Part of the Sulfitobacter donghicola DSW-25 = KCTC 12864 = JCM 14565 genome, ATCCAGCAGATCGGCCAGTTCAAATCCGTTCCATGGAACAACCATCGACCACGCCTCGACACAGCGGAAGCGATAAATGCGTTCCTCGATGGTCATGGCAGACAGGATATCTTCCAGCGCGTAATCACCTGGTTTGTCGACCAAACCGTCAATCTTTACCGTCCATGGCTGGGTGGTCAGTGTATGGGCGTATTTCGCGGGTTCGTCTTTACCGGTCCCGAATTCATAAAAGTTATTGTACTGCGTGATGTCCTCATAAGAATTCGGCGTCAGCTTTTCGCCCGCAGCAGAGGCCTGCCCAGCGCCCATTGTAGCCAAACCCAGACCAGCCACAGCTGACCCCATCAGCTGACGGCGGTTCATAAACGCGGCCTCATCAGTCACATGAGAGTCTTTGAGCGTGTTCTTCCAACGCATAGCCATCGGGTTATCTCCTTACTTGTTCAGAGTAGAGGTAATAGCAACGGCACCAAGCTCCAAACCATTTCACCCTACATTTCACTCAGCACACTCTAATGTCAGAGGAGCAAAACGCGATTTATTGCAAGTAACGCACGTATAAATTGCAATTCACAGACCGCATGACGGCCTTTTTAAAATTTTTACACTTTAAATTCAGAATACTACAGCCTCAGGCGAAAATCAGGCCAATACGGTCCCATTTATTTCAATTTTTAGCCCTTTCCGATAATTACAACACCGCCCACTGGAGCAAAGCCAACCATTTTTTCCGCTCCAGTTGTTATTAACACTATCATTAAGAGGCAAAAGCACATGGCAATTATTACAGAAGGTATCGATGCGGCGATCAACGCTGGCGCATCCGGCAACTACGGCTTGCTTGAAGGTGACACTTTCAACGGCAACCTGGGCGGAAGCGACACCGAAGACGGGATCAACCTGTCGGGGCTAACCATTGGCCAAACCTACAAGGTTTCCGTCACAGTCGATGACATCGCAGGGTTCAACGCACTGACGCTGATCAACCACACAAACTTTCACTCTATTACCCATCACGTAACGGATGGCATTTCACATGAAGTAGATGGCGGGGCCGGCTGGATCCGTGATTTCGTAACCGCTTCCACTATCAGCATCGACGGCAACACGCTTTCATTTGAATTCACGCCACTACAGCACACCAGCCTCGCGTTTCAGATTCAAAGCAATGCAGCCGCCGAGGCATATTCCGTATCGTTCGCGCCCGCGATCATTGAAAACATCATCGATGGTACAGCAGGCAACGATAAAACCAACGGCGAAGATGGCGTTGACATCATGTCTGGCCTCGCGGGCAACGACCAATTGGATGGCAAAGCCGGCGACGATGTTTTGGATGGTGGTGACGGTAAGGACAAGCTGACTGGCGGCCTTGGCGATGACACTGCTATCGGTGGAGACGGCAACGACCTTCTTGAAGGTGGCAGCGGCAATGACCTACTTCAAGGTGGGAGCCGAAACGACCGCCTTCATGGTGGTGATGATGACGACATCCTAGAAGGCGGTAACGGCAACGACAAACTTTATGGCGATGCTGGCGATGACGCTTTGACTGGCGGCTTTGGCAAAGACGTCATGTCAGGCGGGGCAGGTGCTGATACGTTCCACTTTGAATCCCGCAGCCACCGCGACACGATCACCGATTTCGAAAACGGCGCCGATATGCTGGATTTCTCGGCTCATGCAAGCATCAATAGCATTGCAGACCTATCCATTGCCCAGAACGGCAGCAACACCGTTATTAGTTATGGTGGCCCAGACAGCGTAACGTTGTTGAATACAGATATGGCATTGATCGAAGAAACTGACTTTATCTTCTGATCATATCGATCTTTCATAGTATAAAAGCAAAAGGCCCGCTGCATTGGCGGGCCTTTCTCGTTTCTCGGTTTGTTTGGCTCAATTAATGCACTGTGGCATCATCAGGCTTTGGGCGATTGCTTTCCGATATCCTGTCGCCAATGATCAAACCATCGGCACCGGCGCTGACAGGGATTGTATCCCCGTCACTTACATCCCCAGCCAACAGCATTTCTGCCAGCGGGTTTTGCAACGCCGATTGGATGACCCGCTTGAGAGGGCGTGCACCGAATACGGGGTCATACCCTTCGTCAGCCAACCATTTGCGCGCGCCTTCGTCCAACTCCAGTTCGATCTTGCGTGCGGCAAGCCGTTTGAGCAACCGCGCCATCTGGATATCAACGATACCGTCCATGTTTTCCCGATTGAGCCTGTCAAAGATGATCGTTTCATCCAAACGGTTCAGGAACTCTGGGCGGAAGTGCGCACGCACCGCGTCCATCACATCCCGTTTTGCCTGCGACATGTCGCTACCTTCGGGCGCGGTGCTGAGCGCTTGCGCCCCAAGGTTGGACGTGAGGATGATCAGCGTCTGCTTGAAATCCACTGTCCGCCCTTGGCCATCGGTTAGAACCCCATCATCCAAAACCTGCAACAGCACGTTAAAGACATCCGGATGCGCCTTTTCGACTTCGTCAAACAAGACGACCTGATAAGGGCGGCGGCGAACAGCTTCGGTCAACACACCGCCTTCGTCATACCCGACATATCCCGGAGGAGCGCCGATCAGACGCGCAACAGCGTGTTTCTCCATATACTCAGACATGTCGATCCGCACCATTGCGTTGTCGTCATCAAACATAAACTCGGCAACAGCCTTGGTCAGTTCGGTTTTACCAACACCCGTTGGCCCCAAGAACAGGAAGCTGCCAAGCGGGCGGTTTTCATCGTTCAGACCAGCACGGGCACGGCGGATCGCATTTGATACCGCTTTGACCGCAAGATCCTGACCGATCACCCGATCATGCAAATGCTCTTCCATGCGCAGCAGCTTGTCCCGCTCGCCTTCCAGCATCTTGCCCGCTGGAATACCGGTCCAACGTTCAACCACCGAAGCGATCTGATCAGGGCGCACGGCCTCTTCTACCATCATCCCGTCTTCACGGCTTTCCGCTTCTTGCAGCTGACGCTCTAGCTCAGGGATAACACCATAGGAGAGCTCACCCGCCCTTGCGAGGTTGCTGTCGCGGGTGGCGATATCCAGATCAGCGCGCGCGCGGTCCAGTTTTTCCTTGATGTCACGGGCGCCTGCCAGCTTGTCACGTTCGGCCTGCCAAGCAGCGGTCATTTCTGCGCTGCGTTCTTGCAAATTTGCTAGATCTTTTTGCAGGGTTTCCAAACGGTCCTTCGACGCTTGATCGTCTTCCAGTTTGAGCGCCTCTTCTTCGATCTGCAATTGCAGCACTTGGCGGTCTAACGCATCCAGCTCTTCTGGCTTGCTATCTACTTCCATGCGCAAACGGCTTGCCGCCTCATCCATGAGGTCGATCGCTTTGTCTGGCAAGAAACGGTCGGTGATATAACGATGGCTCAGCGTTGCCGCAGAGACCAACGCGCTATCCGTGATCCGAACACCGTGGTGTAGCTCATACTTCTCTTTAATACCGCGCAGAATGCTGACTGTGTCTTCCACCGTAGGCTCCAGCACCATTACGGGCTGGAAACGACGGGCCAAAGCGGCGTCCTTCTCTACATACTTGCGGTATTCATCCAGCGTTGTTGCACCGATGCAGTGCAGCTCACCACGGGCCAAAGCAGGTTTAATCAGGTTCGCGGCATCCATTGCGCCGTCTGCTTTACCTGCGCCGACCAGCGTGTGCATTTCGTCGATGAACAAAACAACTTCG contains:
- a CDS encoding calcium-binding protein — protein: MAIITEGIDAAINAGASGNYGLLEGDTFNGNLGGSDTEDGINLSGLTIGQTYKVSVTVDDIAGFNALTLINHTNFHSITHHVTDGISHEVDGGAGWIRDFVTASTISIDGNTLSFEFTPLQHTSLAFQIQSNAAAEAYSVSFAPAIIENIIDGTAGNDKTNGEDGVDIMSGLAGNDQLDGKAGDDVLDGGDGKDKLTGGLGDDTAIGGDGNDLLEGGSGNDLLQGGSRNDRLHGGDDDDILEGGNGNDKLYGDAGDDALTGGFGKDVMSGGAGADTFHFESRSHRDTITDFENGADMLDFSAHASINSIADLSIAQNGSNTVISYGGPDSVTLLNTDMALIEETDFIF
- the clpB gene encoding ATP-dependent chaperone ClpB — translated: MDLSKFTERSRGFVQAAQTIATRDSHQRLAPEHLLKALMDDEEGLASNLISAAGGNAAAVKQAVDIGLGKMPKVTGDAAQTYLDNTTTKVLAQAEDLAKKAGDSFVPVERVVMALCMVKSGAQAALDAGSVSAQNLNSAINDLRKGRTADSASAEDGYDALKKYAQDLTERAEEGKIDPIIGRDEEIRRAIQVLSRRTKNNPVLIGEPGVGKTAIAEGLALRIINGDVPESLRNKRLLALDMGALIAGAKYRGEFEERLKAVLTEAAGEVVLFIDEMHTLVGAGKADGAMDAANLIKPALARGELHCIGATTLDEYRKYVEKDAALARRFQPVMVLEPTVEDTVSILRGIKEKYELHHGVRITDSALVSAATLSHRYITDRFLPDKAIDLMDEAASRLRMEVDSKPEELDALDRQVLQLQIEEEALKLEDDQASKDRLETLQKDLANLQERSAEMTAAWQAERDKLAGARDIKEKLDRARADLDIATRDSNLARAGELSYGVIPELERQLQEAESREDGMMVEEAVRPDQIASVVERWTGIPAGKMLEGERDKLLRMEEHLHDRVIGQDLAVKAVSNAIRRARAGLNDENRPLGSFLFLGPTGVGKTELTKAVAEFMFDDDNAMVRIDMSEYMEKHAVARLIGAPPGYVGYDEGGVLTEAVRRRPYQVVLFDEVEKAHPDVFNVLLQVLDDGVLTDGQGRTVDFKQTLIILTSNLGAQALSTAPEGSDMSQAKRDVMDAVRAHFRPEFLNRLDETIIFDRLNRENMDGIVDIQMARLLKRLAARKIELELDEGARKWLADEGYDPVFGARPLKRVIQSALQNPLAEMLLAGDVSDGDTIPVSAGADGLIIGDRISESNRPKPDDATVH